In the Chitinophagales bacterium genome, one interval contains:
- a CDS encoding T9SS type A sorting domain-containing protein → MKILITIALVIAGMLQVRAQENVYAERIKKIAAMEQKSHSAFPGIHTTRTQDNYNVTYHRCDWKINPNVYYISGNITTYFIPKQAGFSSVEFDFSAAMMTDSVLYHGNAVTFNQQPDNLLVIDLPAEVAEGTLDSLTVYYQGAPVGSGFGSFIQSSHNGTPILWTLSEPFGAKDWWPCKQSLNDKIDSIDIIVTCPQNYRDGSNGVLIAEAQNGNAKSYHWRSRYPIAAYLVAIAVTNYASYSDYATLSNGAQLEILNYVYPEDLATAQSLTPAIVPVIELYGMLTVDYPFANEKYGHCQFGWGGGMEHQTMTYCVAFDEWLIAHECAHQWFGDKVTCGSWEDIWLNEGFATFFEGLTQQFLYPWNWQSWKQGNRDYIVSAPDGSVLCPDTTDVNRIFDGRLSYAKGAYVLHMLRWQLGDSVFFEGLKSYLNDPSLAYGYAKTPDLIAHMEAASGTDLTVFFNQWYYQEGYPTYHLSWYPDGTITKITVNQSQSDPSVSFFEMPVPVELKDATHDTIVRLLNTYAGQAFNVDAGFIPDEVIFDPDLWILSANDVVTEVDVPVKDNILFSIFPNPAIDELSVTYAISNMLSGKLSITDMSGRVVKTIPAQQKAEGTILVNLSDLPMGIYFVRAMEGNTVVVKKFIKT, encoded by the coding sequence ATGAAAATATTAATCACGATAGCGCTTGTGATTGCCGGAATGCTGCAGGTCAGGGCACAGGAAAATGTTTACGCTGAGCGGATAAAAAAAATAGCCGCTATGGAACAAAAGTCGCATTCCGCTTTTCCCGGCATTCATACAACACGTACGCAGGATAACTACAATGTCACGTATCACCGTTGCGACTGGAAGATTAATCCGAATGTTTATTACATAAGCGGCAACATTACCACCTACTTCATTCCTAAGCAGGCCGGCTTCAGCTCCGTGGAATTTGATTTCAGCGCCGCGATGATGACCGACTCTGTGCTCTATCATGGTAATGCAGTTACCTTTAATCAGCAACCGGATAACCTGCTGGTGATTGATTTGCCGGCAGAGGTGGCAGAAGGTACGCTGGATTCGCTCACAGTTTATTATCAGGGCGCGCCTGTAGGTTCAGGATTTGGTTCATTTATTCAGTCTTCACATAATGGAACACCCATATTGTGGACGCTCAGCGAACCGTTTGGCGCCAAAGACTGGTGGCCTTGCAAGCAGAGTTTGAACGATAAGATTGATTCTATTGATATCATTGTCACTTGTCCGCAAAACTACCGTGATGGAAGCAACGGCGTGCTGATAGCGGAAGCGCAGAATGGCAACGCAAAGTCATATCACTGGAGAAGCCGGTATCCTATTGCCGCTTACCTGGTAGCTATTGCCGTAACGAATTATGCATCTTACAGTGATTATGCTACCCTGTCTAATGGAGCGCAACTCGAGATTCTCAATTATGTATATCCTGAAGATCTTGCAACAGCGCAAAGTTTAACGCCGGCAATTGTTCCCGTGATAGAGTTGTATGGCATGCTAACGGTTGATTACCCTTTTGCCAATGAAAAATACGGGCATTGTCAATTTGGATGGGGTGGAGGCATGGAACATCAGACCATGACTTACTGCGTTGCTTTTGATGAATGGCTGATTGCCCATGAATGCGCCCACCAGTGGTTTGGCGATAAGGTTACCTGTGGCAGTTGGGAAGATATCTGGCTGAATGAAGGATTTGCCACCTTTTTTGAGGGACTGACACAGCAATTCCTGTATCCATGGAACTGGCAATCGTGGAAGCAGGGAAACCGCGACTATATTGTTAGTGCGCCTGATGGTTCAGTGCTGTGCCCCGATACCACGGATGTGAACCGCATCTTCGACGGACGGCTTTCCTACGCAAAAGGCGCGTATGTGCTGCACATGCTGCGCTGGCAACTGGGTGATTCTGTTTTTTTTGAAGGACTCAAATCTTATCTGAATGATCCGTCGCTTGCTTACGGTTATGCGAAAACACCGGACCTTATTGCACACATGGAAGCAGCAAGCGGAACTGACCTGACTGTTTTTTTTAATCAATGGTATTACCAGGAAGGCTATCCGACTTATCATCTCTCCTGGTATCCTGACGGAACAATAACAAAGATCACAGTCAACCAGTCACAGTCTGATCCGTCAGTTTCATTTTTTGAAATGCCTGTCCCGGTCGAACTGAAAGATGCTACCCACGATACAATTGTCAGACTCTTGAACACCTATGCAGGCCAGGCATTTAATGTTGACGCAGGGTTTATTCCTGATGAGGTGATATTTGATCCGGATCTCTGGATATTATCAGCCAATGATGTGGTTACAGAAGTGGATGTTCCTGTAAAGGACAATATCCTGTTTTCCATTTTCCCTAACCCTGCGATAGATGAATTGTCGGTGACTTATGCAATCAGCAACATGTTATCAGGAAAGCTTTCTATAACTGATATGTCAGGCCGTGTGGTGAAAACGATTCCTGCTCAGCAAAAAGCTGAGGGGACCATCCTGGTGAATCTCAGCGATCTTCCCATGGGCATTTACTTTGTGAGGGCCATGGAAGGCAACACGGTAGTAGTAAAAAAATTCATTAAGACCTGA
- a CDS encoding FAD-binding oxidoreductase — MKYDVLIVGKGLIGCAIARHLSRSMRKIAIVGPDEPEDYSKAIVFASHYDSGRVQRLIGQTDAMTQLNLESVRQYEGLQEESGVVFHKGSGCLYVHPLGTDDYLDRAVERSRRFGVEATMYAAGREIESSFPEFHFPASAKGMSELSPSGYISPPMMISAQLKVFEKNEGTVIRETVKGIRYRKHCAEVTTQEGNQYEAASVVLAAGAFTNFSNLLEQPIDLVIKSETVLLAKVSREEATRLSLMPSLLYELDDGEVEGIYATQPIQYPDGNYYLKMGCNLPEDIFFSNDLPAIQDWFRFGDSQAYEERMLQHLQIIMPYLKVEGHTSKRCILPRTQHHKNPYIGKVDERLFITAPNGWSAMCADGVGNVMASLILHGEFPATYNPKDFELFFRDKAW, encoded by the coding sequence ATGAAATATGATGTCCTCATTGTAGGCAAGGGGCTTATCGGTTGCGCTATTGCCCGCCACCTGAGCAGGTCAATGCGAAAGATTGCCATCGTGGGGCCGGATGAGCCGGAAGATTACAGCAAGGCCATTGTGTTTGCCAGTCACTACGACAGCGGCCGCGTTCAGCGGTTGATCGGTCAAACCGATGCGATGACACAATTGAACCTCGAATCGGTAAGACAGTATGAGGGTCTGCAGGAGGAAAGCGGAGTCGTGTTTCATAAAGGGTCGGGCTGCCTGTATGTGCATCCTCTTGGCACCGACGATTATCTTGATAGAGCAGTTGAGCGTAGCCGCCGTTTTGGTGTTGAGGCTACGATGTATGCAGCTGGGCGGGAAATAGAATCATCTTTTCCTGAGTTTCATTTTCCTGCATCAGCAAAAGGAATGTCTGAACTTTCGCCGTCAGGTTATATCAGTCCGCCGATGATGATCAGCGCGCAGCTGAAAGTATTTGAGAAAAATGAAGGTACAGTTATCAGGGAAACGGTGAAAGGGATTCGTTACCGGAAACATTGCGCTGAAGTAACTACACAGGAAGGCAACCAATACGAAGCTGCCAGCGTTGTTCTTGCCGCCGGTGCATTCACTAATTTTTCGAATCTGCTCGAGCAACCAATTGATCTTGTCATAAAAAGTGAAACCGTATTGCTGGCAAAAGTCAGCAGGGAAGAAGCAACAAGACTATCGCTTATGCCATCCTTGCTGTATGAGTTGGATGATGGTGAGGTGGAAGGCATCTATGCTACACAACCCATTCAATATCCTGACGGTAATTATTACCTGAAGATGGGCTGCAACCTTCCGGAAGATATTTTCTTCAGCAATGATCTGCCGGCGATACAAGACTGGTTTCGTTTCGGCGACAGCCAAGCGTATGAAGAAAGAATGTTACAGCATCTGCAAATCATCATGCCTTACCTGAAGGTGGAGGGTCATACCAGCAAACGCTGTATTCTTCCCCGTACACAACATCATAAAAACCCATACATCGGTAAAGTGGATGAACGTTTATTTATCACCGCACCAAACGGATGGTCGGCGATGTGTGCCGATGGTGTTGGGAATGTGATGGCAAGTCTTATCCTCCATGGCGAATTTCCTGCAACGTATAATCCAAAAGACTTTGAACTGTTTTTCAGGGATAAGGCATGGTGA
- a CDS encoding aryl-sulfate sulfotransferase, whose product MKQLLLFTFLLSSAAAFARYQYVSPMPGSTLNTPLTHIIIREGSVLDPASLDASRFTLTGSKSGGHSFRIAFSDDQKTILLYPDVPFGYAEEVTVNVMSGISALDGRLLDPYKFSFTTHRAYSAAEQENFKLLPQIVMEEEMKKNGVPPVPEQQDPAFNPNERALLGSFTIVKNINPSPGEIFYDAWNGNFGSTTYDGYNIITPDGDSVYASDKVSVCFDFSVNPNGYLSVFNDNANRFDVYDSNYVLIDSYYPGNGRSADPHEFTIYEDGHAFMIASETHIVDMSIYNPNYSHNANVTTNVIQEFDKNKNVIFEWRAWDHIAVTESNQNLAFSFIDAIHTNSIDLDADGNIVASNRHLSQVNKIDRNTGDFIWRLGGTMNQFTFINDPEHFSFEHDARCLSNGNLTLWDNGNGHLPTHSTAKEYQIDDVNMTATLVWSYNPKTYTNTNAYFYAMGSVRRLDNGNTLINGGWDNSSNQSNMWEVTPANEVVWELALNNSKSLVGYRAAKYIWKPCAPVLANKLKVKNITDHSAKVSWPDVSNAVSYDIQYRKLGTSNWKLKNNTDPKKILSNLKPATTYEYQVMVHCQNGYGSDWSPINTFTTLPLRIGQPDPVMLSVQVHPNPTSGQISFDVEATSDNTATISIFDISGKVVFSSVQDIAAGIQSLSFDLTTLPEGIYLARLNTMAESKTVKFVKE is encoded by the coding sequence ATGAAACAACTACTCCTCTTCACATTTCTGCTCTCTTCAGCAGCGGCATTTGCACGATATCAATATGTATCACCAATGCCGGGATCTACCTTGAATACTCCGTTGACGCATATCATCATTCGTGAAGGAAGTGTACTTGATCCGGCATCTTTGGATGCAAGCCGGTTTACGCTGACAGGATCAAAGAGCGGTGGTCATTCATTCCGGATCGCATTCTCCGACGATCAGAAAACGATACTGTTATATCCAGACGTTCCGTTTGGTTATGCAGAAGAAGTTACGGTAAACGTGATGTCCGGTATCAGTGCATTGGATGGAAGATTGCTGGATCCATATAAATTCAGTTTTACCACCCATCGTGCGTACTCCGCAGCGGAACAGGAAAATTTTAAGCTGCTTCCTCAAATTGTAATGGAGGAGGAGATGAAGAAAAATGGAGTACCACCTGTACCGGAACAACAAGACCCTGCCTTTAATCCCAATGAGCGGGCATTACTGGGTAGCTTCACGATCGTAAAAAATATCAACCCATCGCCGGGAGAAATTTTCTATGATGCCTGGAATGGAAATTTCGGAAGCACCACTTATGACGGATATAACATTATCACTCCTGACGGAGACTCTGTCTATGCCAGTGATAAGGTGTCTGTTTGCTTCGACTTCAGTGTGAACCCCAACGGATACCTTTCTGTTTTTAATGATAATGCCAACCGGTTTGATGTGTATGATTCCAACTATGTATTGATAGACTCTTATTATCCGGGCAATGGACGGTCAGCCGATCCGCATGAGTTTACGATTTATGAAGACGGGCATGCTTTCATGATTGCTTCTGAAACGCATATCGTGGATATGTCGATTTATAATCCGAATTATTCGCACAATGCCAATGTCACTACGAATGTGATACAGGAATTCGATAAAAACAAAAATGTGATTTTTGAATGGCGTGCATGGGATCATATTGCAGTGACGGAATCCAATCAAAACCTTGCCTTTTCCTTTATCGACGCTATACATACTAATTCAATTGATCTGGATGCAGATGGTAACATTGTCGCTTCCAACCGGCATCTCAGCCAGGTGAACAAGATTGACCGCAATACAGGAGATTTTATATGGCGGCTCGGTGGTACGATGAATCAGTTCACCTTCATCAATGATCCTGAACATTTTTCATTTGAACACGATGCGCGTTGCCTGAGTAATGGCAATCTCACTTTATGGGATAATGGCAATGGCCATCTCCCTACACATTCTACCGCCAAAGAATACCAAATTGACGATGTAAACATGACTGCTACGCTCGTCTGGAGTTACAATCCAAAAACCTACACCAATACCAATGCCTATTTCTATGCAATGGGAAGTGTGCGCAGGCTGGATAATGGTAACACACTGATCAATGGCGGTTGGGATAACTCTTCCAATCAATCCAACATGTGGGAAGTTACACCTGCCAATGAAGTGGTTTGGGAACTGGCACTGAACAATTCAAAATCACTGGTAGGTTACCGTGCAGCAAAATATATATGGAAACCCTGTGCGCCGGTACTCGCAAATAAACTGAAGGTGAAAAATATCACCGATCACTCTGCCAAGGTTAGCTGGCCCGATGTGAGCAATGCAGTGTCGTATGATATTCAATACCGTAAACTGGGAACATCAAACTGGAAGTTAAAAAATAATACCGACCCTAAAAAGATACTGAGCAACCTGAAACCGGCAACCACCTATGAATACCAGGTTATGGTTCATTGTCAGAATGGCTACGGTTCTGATTGGTCGCCGATAAATACGTTCACCACATTGCCGCTTCGCATAGGTCAGCCTGACCCGGTCATGCTTTCGGTGCAGGTGCACCCCAATCCGACAAGCGGGCAGATCAGTTTTGACGTGGAAGCAACATCTGACAACACTGCCACCATTTCTATATTCGATATTTCAGGCAAGGTTGTTTTCAGCAGTGTACAGGATATTGCCGCAGGAATACAGTCACTGTCATTTGACCTCACCACATTGCCGGAGGGTATTTACCTGGCAAGACTGAATACAATGGCAGAGAGCAAGACGGTTAAATTTGTAAAGGAATAG
- a CDS encoding 4Fe-4S dicluster domain-containing protein, translating to MTAQILFVICLAIAIFIFTRNVRKIIRNIHLGRDEKITGDTSRRWRTLLRVALGQSKIMSKPLAGIFHVIIYAGFIIINTEVLEIMIDGIFGTHRIFAAVLPGGLYGFIIAVYEWLAVLTILAAVVFLCRRYIIRLSRFTAPDLDGWPRRDAAIILLFELVLMFLFLSMNAADHLLQQSSVEHYIHAGWFPVSALFFEPLYRSLPVDALIMVERAAWWMHITGILVFLNYLVISKHFHIIISFPNVFFSNLFPQGRIKNSAAVTREVKLMLDPAAVPDAGEQTAARFGAKDINDLSWKQLMDAYSCTECGRCTAACPANITGKKLSPRLIMMKTRDRIEEVGKQIDQHGAGFSDQQSLLGDYITEEELWACTTCNACVEACPVNISPMGIIMDLRQSLVMEESKMPNELAMMNTNIENNGAPWQFSPGDRFNWADGLDIPLMADVAARGETADVLFWVGCAGSFDDRYKNVTRSFARILTAAGIRFAVMGTEETCTGDPAKRAGNEFLFQMQAFNNITNLNNYGVKKIVTACPHCFNTLKNEYPELGGNYEVMHHTAFLQQLLLDGKIKIREDSDLRNRSITYHDSCYIGRGNGIYEAPRSVLENFKSDLKEMKRCRTNGLCCGAGGAQVFKEEEPGKKRVNTERAEDVLATGAGIVAVACPFCMTMLDDGLKNKAGDDAPKIKDIAELVAQNL from the coding sequence ATGACTGCACAAATACTCTTTGTGATCTGCCTGGCTATAGCCATCTTCATTTTCACCAGGAATGTGAGGAAGATCATCCGCAACATTCACCTCGGGCGTGATGAAAAAATTACAGGTGACACATCCAGGCGCTGGCGAACCTTGCTGCGGGTGGCACTCGGGCAATCAAAAATAATGAGTAAGCCGCTGGCCGGTATTTTTCATGTCATCATTTATGCCGGTTTCATCATTATTAATACAGAAGTGCTGGAGATAATGATCGATGGCATTTTCGGAACGCATCGCATTTTTGCCGCTGTTTTACCCGGCGGGTTGTATGGTTTTATTATTGCCGTTTATGAATGGCTGGCAGTCCTGACTATATTAGCTGCCGTAGTTTTTCTGTGCAGAAGGTATATTATCCGGCTTTCGCGATTTACTGCACCCGATCTCGATGGATGGCCGAGGAGAGATGCTGCCATCATCCTGCTGTTTGAACTGGTGCTCATGTTTTTGTTTCTATCGATGAATGCAGCAGATCATTTGCTGCAGCAGTCGTCCGTTGAACATTATATCCATGCAGGATGGTTTCCTGTAAGCGCTTTATTTTTTGAACCCCTTTACCGCTCACTGCCGGTGGATGCGTTGATCATGGTTGAACGTGCTGCCTGGTGGATGCATATTACCGGTATCCTCGTATTTCTGAATTACCTGGTCATCTCCAAGCATTTTCATATCATCATTTCTTTTCCGAATGTATTCTTCTCCAATCTTTTTCCGCAGGGAAGAATTAAGAATTCCGCTGCCGTTACCCGCGAGGTGAAACTGATGCTTGACCCTGCAGCGGTGCCTGATGCCGGCGAGCAAACTGCGGCGCGGTTCGGGGCAAAGGATATCAATGATCTTTCCTGGAAGCAACTGATGGACGCATATTCCTGCACAGAGTGCGGACGCTGCACTGCCGCCTGTCCTGCAAACATCACCGGCAAAAAACTTTCTCCGCGCCTGATCATGATGAAAACCCGCGACAGGATAGAAGAAGTAGGGAAGCAAATCGATCAGCATGGTGCCGGTTTCAGTGATCAGCAATCTTTGCTTGGCGACTATATCACAGAAGAAGAGTTGTGGGCATGCACTACCTGCAATGCCTGTGTGGAAGCCTGTCCGGTTAATATTTCCCCGATGGGCATCATCATGGATTTGCGACAGTCACTTGTGATGGAAGAATCAAAGATGCCGAATGAGCTTGCCATGATGAACACTAATATTGAAAACAATGGTGCGCCATGGCAGTTTTCTCCAGGCGACCGTTTCAATTGGGCAGATGGCCTTGACATACCGTTGATGGCAGATGTGGCAGCAAGAGGTGAAACGGCAGATGTGCTTTTCTGGGTCGGTTGTGCAGGTTCTTTTGATGACCGCTATAAAAATGTGACACGATCTTTTGCCAGGATTTTAACTGCTGCCGGTATCCGTTTTGCCGTGATGGGAACGGAAGAGACCTGTACCGGCGATCCAGCCAAGCGTGCCGGCAATGAGTTTCTTTTCCAGATGCAGGCTTTCAATAATATCACCAACCTCAATAATTATGGGGTGAAAAAAATAGTGACTGCCTGTCCGCATTGCTTTAATACGCTGAAGAATGAATATCCTGAGCTGGGAGGAAATTATGAGGTGATGCACCACACTGCCTTCCTGCAGCAACTCCTACTTGATGGAAAGATAAAGATTCGTGAGGATAGTGACCTACGGAATAGGTCCATCACCTACCACGATTCCTGTTACATCGGCAGGGGTAATGGTATCTATGAGGCACCACGCTCTGTCTTGGAAAATTTCAAGTCCGATCTGAAAGAGATGAAGCGCTGCCGTACCAACGGATTGTGCTGCGGAGCCGGTGGCGCACAAGTGTTCAAAGAAGAGGAACCCGGAAAGAAAAGAGTTAACACCGAACGCGCGGAAGATGTGCTTGCCACAGGTGCCGGTATAGTGGCAGTGGCATGCCCGTTTTGTATGACCATGCTTGATGACGGACTAAAAAATAAAGCAGGCGATGATGCGCCGAAAATCAAAGATATTGCTGAGCTGGTTGCACAGAACCTTTAA
- a CDS encoding S8 family peptidase has product MLRKIQLIYLVCLLPAFVFSQPRAQMNSGLLKALLSGDTSARCVSLLAQGDVTLINNAVKQLGGTSKYSVADIVAFCLPLNKVKQLAAKQGVSRLEGLHGKGQMMDDMTLLNANISPVHGGFPPLTQAYDGTGIVMAVLDDGIDFTHADFKNDDGTTRIRYLWDQTVDYGGTFPEPFGYGQEWDDAAIDAGLCTHAEPFYNFGHGSNVTGIATGNGKAINNFTGVAPACDIITVAVSMDENFLINVADATKYSFDKAAGLGKPCVINASIGTYAGSHDGDDLPAQLIDDLIMQQQGRTFVCAAGNAGNIPFHLGYETAADSSFTWFKYNNVIGGIYYEWWISKDAAETFSFAIGADNNSPYASLGRTGYLNLLNDFNFTTGSFTIKDTLWNGTTRLGIATITAYEYDSSYSCEIFIQPDVTSYYWRFITNGSGHFDLWSGSSTTGTSDMVLSLPPASTFPDIVRYKSPDIHQTIVSSFTCSDKVITIANYINRNQYIDYYGDLIAYPLDMPGDLAISSSLGPTRDGRIKPDAGAPGNRTLATSQLSQAAALVLSQAYKVALGGMHNVNGGTSMASPVVAGIAALYLQKNPGASYREVKDAILLSCFEDSFTGDDLPDNKWGFGKVDGYAAMNINITYGCTVPFSINYDPAATVDDGSCIPVLFGCTDVAALNYNAAANTDDGSCIYNVGISQTGKVDLAIVAYPNPANGFTNFYCGLKDDVSGFILINDLSGKPVMKIKVNGKNDLLAMKEELEPGLYFYHLESGNATTGVKKLIIY; this is encoded by the coding sequence ATGCTGCGAAAAATACAACTCATTTATCTTGTATGCCTCCTTCCGGCATTTGTTTTTTCGCAGCCGCGTGCACAAATGAACAGCGGCCTTCTTAAAGCGCTTTTGTCTGGCGACACTTCCGCACGTTGCGTTTCATTACTTGCCCAGGGTGATGTGACGCTCATCAACAATGCAGTGAAACAATTAGGCGGCACCAGTAAATACTCAGTGGCTGATATTGTAGCGTTTTGCTTACCATTGAATAAAGTGAAACAGCTGGCGGCGAAGCAGGGCGTGAGCAGGCTGGAAGGATTGCATGGCAAAGGCCAGATGATGGATGACATGACCTTACTGAATGCCAATATTTCGCCGGTGCATGGAGGTTTCCCTCCGCTTACACAGGCTTATGACGGCACCGGTATTGTGATGGCTGTGCTGGATGATGGTATTGACTTCACCCATGCAGATTTCAAAAACGATGATGGCACAACACGGATCCGCTACCTGTGGGATCAGACTGTTGATTATGGCGGAACCTTTCCTGAACCATTCGGTTACGGGCAGGAATGGGATGATGCTGCCATAGATGCCGGATTATGCACGCATGCAGAACCGTTCTATAATTTCGGCCATGGCTCAAATGTTACAGGCATAGCTACCGGCAACGGTAAGGCAATCAATAATTTTACAGGTGTTGCGCCTGCTTGCGACATCATCACGGTGGCAGTGAGCATGGATGAAAATTTCCTGATCAACGTAGCAGATGCTACGAAGTATTCATTTGATAAAGCTGCCGGCCTTGGCAAGCCCTGTGTCATCAATGCAAGCATTGGCACTTATGCTGGTTCACATGATGGCGATGATCTACCGGCTCAGTTGATTGATGATCTCATTATGCAGCAGCAAGGCCGCACCTTCGTATGCGCTGCCGGTAATGCCGGCAATATTCCATTTCACCTGGGATATGAAACGGCTGCTGATTCTTCCTTCACCTGGTTTAAATACAACAATGTTATTGGCGGAATATACTATGAATGGTGGATCAGCAAGGATGCAGCGGAGACTTTCAGTTTTGCCATTGGCGCAGATAACAATTCACCCTACGCATCGCTTGGCCGAACCGGATATTTAAACCTGTTGAATGATTTCAACTTCACAACAGGTTCCTTCACGATCAAAGACACTTTATGGAATGGCACCACCAGGCTCGGCATTGCCACGATTACAGCCTATGAATACGACAGCAGCTATTCCTGTGAGATATTTATTCAGCCGGATGTGACCAGCTATTACTGGCGATTTATTACAAACGGAAGCGGACATTTTGATTTGTGGAGCGGTTCATCAACAACCGGCACCTCCGACATGGTGCTTTCACTCCCACCGGCTTCTACATTTCCCGATATCGTTCGTTATAAGTCACCGGATATCCATCAAACTATTGTGAGCAGTTTCACCTGTTCTGATAAAGTGATCACCATTGCAAACTACATCAACCGCAATCAGTATATTGATTATTATGGAGACCTGATTGCCTATCCGCTGGATATGCCCGGTGACCTTGCCATCTCTTCCAGCTTAGGGCCTACGCGTGACGGGCGTATTAAACCTGATGCGGGTGCGCCGGGCAACCGAACTCTCGCAACGAGTCAGCTTTCACAGGCTGCCGCGCTCGTACTCTCGCAAGCCTACAAGGTGGCGCTGGGCGGTATGCATAATGTAAACGGTGGCACTTCCATGGCATCACCTGTAGTAGCGGGTATTGCTGCGCTGTACTTGCAAAAGAATCCCGGGGCATCATACAGGGAAGTAAAAGATGCTATCCTGCTTTCCTGTTTTGAAGACAGTTTTACCGGTGATGACTTGCCTGACAACAAATGGGGTTTTGGGAAGGTAGATGGTTATGCAGCCATGAATATCAATATCACGTATGGCTGCACCGTACCGTTTTCAATTAATTATGATCCGGCAGCAACTGTTGATGATGGCAGTTGCATACCTGTACTTTTCGGCTGTACCGATGTTGCTGCATTGAATTATAATGCAGCAGCGAATACGGACGATGGCTCCTGCATTTATAATGTCGGCATTTCGCAAACAGGTAAAGTGGATCTTGCCATCGTGGCGTATCCCAATCCTGCAAATGGTTTCACTAATTTTTACTGCGGATTAAAAGATGATGTCAGTGGCTTTATCTTGATCAACGATTTATCAGGCAAACCGGTGATGAAGATTAAGGTTAACGGTAAAAATGATTTGCTGGCCATGAAGGAAGAACTTGAACCTGGTTTGTACTTTTACCATCTTGAATCAGGTAATGCGACGACCGGTGTGAAGAAACTGATTATCTATTAA
- a CDS encoding phosphoribosyltransferase, producing the protein MDLFMEEIKRSVILTADDINRKAERISYEILEHNDDEQEIVLAGIRQKGFVFAQRLEAKLRHAGHFSVILTDIQLQKHNPATSEILMGIDPSFVNNKVVIVCDDVANTGKTLLYAMKPFLDFAPKRIQVAVLIDRKHKVYPVSPDYVGLSLSTSMQEHITVEIGTGLEEAVYLS; encoded by the coding sequence ATGGATTTATTTATGGAAGAGATTAAACGGTCAGTTATTCTGACAGCAGACGATATCAACAGAAAAGCAGAACGCATCAGCTATGAGATCCTGGAGCACAATGATGACGAACAGGAAATCGTGCTGGCAGGCATCAGGCAGAAAGGCTTTGTGTTTGCACAGCGCCTTGAGGCTAAACTCCGGCATGCGGGGCATTTCTCGGTAATTTTAACTGATATCCAATTGCAAAAACACAATCCGGCAACGTCTGAAATCCTGATGGGTATCGATCCGTCTTTTGTAAATAACAAGGTGGTGATTGTATGCGATGATGTGGCCAATACGGGCAAAACATTGCTTTATGCCATGAAACCCTTTCTTGATTTCGCACCAAAGCGAATACAGGTTGCCGTATTAATTGACCGGAAACATAAAGTGTATCCCGTGAGTCCGGATTACGTAGGATTATCTCTGTCCACGAGTATGCAGGAGCATATTACGGTTGAGATAGGAACCGGCCTCGAAGAAGCTGTCTATCTGAGCTGA